From the genome of Prunus persica cultivar Lovell chromosome G8, Prunus_persica_NCBIv2, whole genome shotgun sequence:
GCGGAAGCTTGGGGATCCGTGAATTCGGATAGGAAGTCAGCAACGGCCTGGCCCCTCATAGCCGGGCGGGGTTTGTAGTGAATATCAAACTCGCCCAGTTCAATGGCCCATTTGACCAGCCTCCCAGAGGTTTCTGGGTTCTGCAACACCTGTCGGAGCGGTTGGTTGGTTAAGACATGGATGGTGTGAGCTTGGAAATATGGTCGGAGGCGTCTTGCCGAGACGACCAGGGCGAATGCCAATTTTTCGATGTCCGGGTAACGAACTTCGGCATCTTGCAATGCTTTACTAACATAATGCACTGGGTGCTCCGCGTGATCTTTTGATCGGATGAGCACAGAGCTAACAGCCGAAGCTGAGATGGAGAGATAAATCACGAGGATGTCTCCGTGCTCAGGGGTTGACAATAAAGGGGCCCGGCCCATATACTCTTTGAGCTCGCTGAAAGCCGTGTCGCATTCAGCAGTCCAGGTGATGTTTCTTTTGGTGCCTTTAAGGGCCTTGATTGTCTGGTCAGGGCTGATCATGAAGCCAGTGGCTTTGGAGATAAATCTGGTCAGGGCTGCGACACGCCCTGTAAGGCTTTGGATATCCTTGACCGTCTTAGGTATTGTCATATCTAAGATGGCCTGGATCTTTTCTGGATTGGCCTCAATGCCCCTCTGGCTGATCATGAAGCCAAGGAATTTTCCGGAAGCCACCCCGAATgcacatttggtggggttaagCCTCATTTTGTATTGCTTCAGGATGGTGAACATGGTAGAGAGGTTGGGGATGTGCTGGTCAGCCGTGCGACtcttgactagcatgtcatcGACATAGACCTCCATGGTATTGCCAATCAGGGGGGCAAAGAGCTGATTCACCAGACGCTGATAAGTAGCCCCGGCGTTTTTGAGGCCGAAGGGCATCACCTTATAGCAGTAGAGGCCGCGGTCCGTAATGAAAGAGGTGTGGGCCTGATCTTCGGGGTGCATGAAGATCTGGTTGTAACCTGAAtaagcatccatgaagctaAGGAGGGCGTGGCCGGCTGTGGCGTCGACTAGCTGGTCAATGCGGGGTAGCAGGAAGCTGTCCTTTGGGCATGCCCGATTAAGGTTGGTGTAGTCGACACACATGCGCCAACCCTTTCTTGGCTTGCGGACCATCACGACATTGGCCAGCCATGTGGGATAGTCAACCTCCCTGATGAATCGGATACTACTCAATCGATCCACCTCCGCCTTCATGGCCTCATAGCGCTCGGGATCATAGGCTCGACACTTCTGTCGGACTGGTCGGACGGCAGGATTGACGCTAAGCCTATGAGATATGATGTCTGGTGatatgccaggcatgtcattGTAGGACCAAGCGAAGACTTCGGAGTTGAGGCGGAGGAAGGCGACCAGGTCAGAGCGAAGCTCTGGTGAGATGGAGGTGCCGATCCGGACTTGTCGATCCGGGATATCGTCATGGAGGGTAACCAGCTCCAGGTCCTCCATAGGTTCGGCCTGTGGTGCGATGGACTCCTCCCTAGGGTCTTCAGGTGGGTCTGTGCCAGCTTGAGGAGGGGCGGGAGCCTGGGTTACTGCTAGGGCTTCACTCCTATGTTGGCGATTGGTGGATTTGACGGCTGAAGCATAGCAGCTTCGGGCTCCGAGTTGGTCGCCGCGCACCGTGCCTGGGCCATTAGGAGTGGGGGAACTTCAACAGCAGCATATGCGTGGAAATAAAAGCCTTCATTTGGGCCAAGGCTGGGCGGCCGAGGATGACGTTGTAGGCCGTGGGGCAATCGACGATAAGGAAGGGGGTGGTGATCGTCGTCCGCTGGGGTGCGGCCCCAATTAAGATGGGGAGATGAATGCTGCCGATGGGCTGGACCACATCACCTGAGAAGCTCACAAGGGGTGTGATGCTTCGGTCGAGTAGGTGAGGCGGGACCTGGAGTTCATTGAAGCACTCGGCGAACATCACACTGACCGAGCTACCAGTGTCCACCAGGATACGCCCAACGTCGAAGTTAGAAATGTCAGCCCGGATAATGAGTGGATCGTCATGGGGGAGGATAACACcacgctcctcctcctcgcagAAGGTAATGGGGGCCCAGCCAGTCCTGTGGGTCTTTGGCAATCGTCCCTGCTCGGTGCTGAAGACCTGGTGCGCATAGGTGGAGCggacataatgtttgatggagttgttggaggtGCCAGCCAGGGTAGGACCTCCGCTGATGGTGGAGATCATGTTGATTTGTCGTTGGTGAGGGTTAGGCGGAGCTGGTATGTTGCGCACATAGTTGTCCAGCTTACCCTCCCGGATGAGCCCTTCAATGATGTTGCGCAACGCAACACAAGACTCGGTGTCATGGCCGCTGAATTGATGAAAGCGGCAGAAACCCCCGTGTTTGGCATAGGCTTGTTGGATGGTCTCCGGGGGGGTGGCTTGGGGATGATGGGGGCTTCACGCGCCAGGACGTTCTCATAGGTGGTGTTGAGGGTCGTAAAAACCTCAAACCTGGGCCTGGGTGCGAATGGAAGTGGGGCCCGATCACCAGGCCTGGGAGGGTTGCTTCCACTAGATTGATGGGGGTTGCCATGTCTGCCACGTTTGCGATTGCCGAAGGGATGCTGGTAGCTATCCTTCCGCTTATGTGGTTGGTTGTCCTGGGCACTCGGGGCAGGGGTAGAATGCTGAGGTGGGGCTGGGGCGGGTGCTGAAGCAGGTGGAGGGTCGGCGAAAGTGTTGCGCGCCAAGTTGGCTGGGCCACGCTTGGAGTTGAAGTATTCTGCCTTAGCGTGGATCGCcgcctgcttcatcagctCTGCATATGTGTTCCAACTGTTGCTATGAACCAGGTAGCGGAAGTTGGACTCGCGGAGGCCGCTCTTAAAAGCGCCGAAGGCAGCGCGATCGTCAGTGTCTGGGCAGCGAGAGTATTCATGACTGAACCGAGCTGCATATTCCCGAAGGGGTTCATCCTCAGCCTGCCTAAGCATATACAAGTCGTCGGCAGAGTATAGGCGATCAGTTTGGATCATAAAATGGTCCAGGAACGTCTGCTTGAGACTATCGAAGGAGTTGATGGTGCAGGGGT
Proteins encoded in this window:
- the LOC109950858 gene encoding uncharacterized protein LOC109950858, producing the protein MISTISGGPTLAGTSNNSIKHYVRSTYAHQVFSTEQGRLPKTHRTGWAPITFCEEEERGVILPHDDPLIIRADISNFDVGRILVDTGSSVSVMFAECFNELQVPPHLLDRSITPLVSFSGTVRGDQLGARSCYASAVKSTNRQHRSEALAVTQAPAPPQAGTDPPEDPREESIAPQAEPMEDLELVTLHDDIPDRQVRIGTSISPELRSDLVAFLRLNSEVFAWSYNDMPGISPDIISHRLSVNPAVRPVRQKCRAYDPERYEAMKAEVDRLSSIRFIREVDYPTWLANVVMVRKPRKGWRMCVDYTNLNRACPKDSFLLPRIDQLVDATAGHALLSFMDAYSGYNQIFMHPEDQAHTSFITDRGLYCYKVMPFGLKNAGATYQRLVNQLFAPLIGNTMEVYVDDMLVKSRTADQHIPNLSTMFTILKQYKMRLNPTKCAFGVASGKFLGFMISQRGIEANPEKIQAILDMTIPKTVKDIQSLTGRVAALTRFISKATGFMISPDQTIKALKGTKRNITWTAECDTAFSELKEYMGRAPLLSTPEHGDILVIYLSISASAVSSVLIRSKDHAEHPVHYVSKALQDAEVRYPDIEKLAFALVVSARRLRPYFQAHTIHVLTNQPLRQVLQNPETSGRLVKWAIELGEFDIHYKPRPAMRGQAVADFLSEFTDPQASAATQLITEPNPPPSQDQTPPKGCGAGLVLISPDKVALEYALRFKFQASNNEAEYEALLAGLRLAKEMDARQIQIFSDSQLVVHQVNQDFTAKDASMTAYLQHARHLLANFQAHSIRQVPRSENSHADALARLASALEQGLGRHIHIEFLAQPSTQAPLICTIDHSPTWMDPILQFLQNQTLPANPAEARRVRHRSARYLIINGSLYKRGFSLPYLRCVTPEEGHYVLREIHEGICGNHSGARSLAHKAIRQGYFWPSLHTDAQAFTQKCDKCQRFANIPQLPAEPLTAMVSPWPFAQWGLDLIGPMPEGKGQVKYAVVAVDYFTKWAEAEALATITAARIESFVWQNIVCRFGIPNSIVTDNGRQFDNAKFKQFCSNLKIQLLPEVLWSYRTTFRTSTGETPFSLSFGTEVVAPVEIGQPTYRTSTYDATANDEQLALNLDFIDKLRDQSSMRNAAYKQRIAKYYDSRVKPRAFKMGDWVMRKVSLATKNPNEGTLGPTWEGPYEIIKICRPGTYQLRDSTGKTLPHPWNADHLKYYYK